The following proteins are co-located in the Fusobacteria bacterium ZRK30 genome:
- a CDS encoding GNAT family N-acetyltransferase has translation MTIKKIKENFLTDIKKIYRDEGWILYLNDDEKLRNALKNSEIIGAFSGTKLIGFLRYLTDFEHILYVQDLIVTKEWRRDGVGEKLINNLLDRHPNIRSILLITDISDKISNSFYQKIGFNKLENKGMISYIR, from the coding sequence ATGACTATAAAAAAAATCAAGGAAAATTTTTTGACTGATATTAAAAAAATATACAGAGATGAAGGCTGGATATTATATCTCAACGATGATGAAAAACTCAGGAATGCTCTCAAGAACAGTGAAATTATAGGAGCATTTAGTGGTACTAAATTAATAGGATTTTTAAGGTATTTAACTGATTTTGAACATATTTTATATGTTCAGGATTTAATAGTGACTAAAGAATGGAGAAGAGACGGTGTCGGAGAAAAACTTATCAATAATTTGCTGGATAGACATCCAAATATAAGATCTATACTATTAATAACAGATATAAGTGATAAAATAAGCAATAGTTTTTATCAAAAAATAGGATTTAACAAATTAGAAAACAAGGGTATGATCTCTTATATAAGATAA
- a CDS encoding PolC-type DNA polymerase III produces MPRNIVKIRPKKNLFESVGVKNIELKEIIVYEKLKKIELLCVVKNPHNLDELDLIQKEINKKFGDKLELDLGVEFEAANLTKMDIKLVVERIIKELKTTSAPSRSFLHLYRIYIHDQHIDIELKDQVSLDNLIKAEVDIKLNTRLGKYGINNLDIRLLVGDFTKEVRDMDDEIIRITKEQIERSNKEIQLRNPAKQEVEQPKRTEPRDMEKVKIIESSEGKKILFGRGMIKGSTNDFLEFNEIYPGEVCTLEGEVFKVEQIEIKNKWRIVKFGMTNHKDSISIKIFTKIENKVDIKAGMWVKVKGKKENDQYTNNEDILAATNVNAIDSKTVVRKDDAEIKRIELHAHTKMSDMAGLIDAKDLIKHAHSWGHKAIAITDFGVTHSYPFAFNAAKRMEDFKVIMGCEAYVVDDAVKMVKNAKDNVIEDETYIVFDIETTGFDPHNDEVTEIGAVKLKGTKVIDRFSTFVNPNKPIPENIVKLTGITDEMVADAPQIEEVLPKFLEFSKDATMVAHNAKFDIGFIQTKLKARLDQNYDPAVIDTLLWGRNILKELKRHNLKAMAKHLGVELDNHHRAVDDAEATAHIFVKMMNMVLTKGAYKLSEIDNVYETDVKLMDTFNTMILVKNQKGLRNLYELVSRAHIDFYGQKKPRIPKSLLTELREGLILASSGSGTFRNEGELTKAYLRGTAKSEIEELAKYYDYFEIHPRGTYTELVEKKEVESYNSIIEMNKYFVELAEKQGKIVVATGDVQYLNPDEHLTRSVLRYGSGMAFNSWQYDNQLYFRTTNEMIEEFSYLGEKIANDVVIDNTHKINEMIEKVQPIPDGFYPPKMDNAEEEVRDMTYNKAYKIYGNPLPVHIEKRIDRELKAIIGNGFAVLYLSAQKLVKESLDNGYLVGSRGSVGSSLVAFMMDITEVNALYPHYVCPECQYSEFMDKEGSGVDLPPKKCPECSSELTRDGHSIPFEVFMGFNGDKVPDIDLNFSGEYQGAVHKYCEVLFGKENVFKAGTISTLAERNAYGYVRKFSEENSQPMRGAEMERLAKKCEGVKKTTGQHPGGMIIVPEGKSIYDFTPVQRPANDQKSTSITTHYDYHVMDEQLVKLDILGHDDPTTIKLLQDLTGVNVYDIPLTDPETLKLFSTTESLGVTPDEIGSIVGTYGVPEFGTGFVRQMLVDTKPTTFSELCRISGLSHGTDVWLNNAQDFVRQGEATLSEIISVRDDIMNFLIDSGIEKGLAFKIMEFVRKGRPSKEPDTWEEYSNVMKGRKVPSWYIESCKRIKYMFPKGHAVAYVMMSVRIAYFKVHYPQAFYTAYLSRKADDFDSDFMLTLDGVKSKIKELNNEPRMDVRQKGQMALSEIILEMNARKIEFLGVDVYKSDGFKFKIEDGKIRLPLLAVNGLGAAVVENMLNERTGRTFSSYEDLKRRTKASATIIEKLKELGAIEGLSDTDQRSLF; encoded by the coding sequence ATGCCTAGAAATATAGTAAAAATACGACCCAAAAAGAACCTTTTTGAGTCTGTAGGAGTAAAAAATATAGAGCTAAAAGAAATAATTGTCTATGAAAAACTAAAAAAAATAGAGTTATTATGTGTGGTAAAAAATCCTCATAACTTAGATGAGCTGGATCTTATTCAAAAAGAGATCAATAAAAAATTTGGAGACAAATTAGAGCTGGACTTAGGAGTTGAGTTTGAAGCTGCTAATCTAACTAAGATGGATATAAAATTGGTTGTCGAAAGGATCATCAAGGAGTTGAAAACTACCAGTGCTCCGTCCAGATCCTTTTTACACCTATACAGGATCTATATCCATGACCAGCATATAGATATAGAGTTAAAAGATCAGGTCTCTCTAGATAATCTTATAAAAGCTGAAGTGGATATTAAGCTGAATACCAGGTTGGGAAAGTATGGGATAAATAATCTCGATATCCGACTTCTTGTAGGAGATTTTACTAAAGAGGTCAGAGATATGGACGATGAAATTATTAGGATCACCAAGGAACAGATTGAAAGATCTAATAAGGAAATCCAGCTAAGAAATCCAGCTAAACAAGAGGTAGAACAGCCTAAAAGAACTGAGCCCAGAGATATGGAAAAGGTTAAAATTATTGAAAGCAGCGAAGGAAAGAAAATTCTCTTTGGGCGGGGAATGATCAAGGGGTCAACCAATGATTTCTTAGAATTTAATGAGATCTATCCTGGAGAAGTTTGTACTCTAGAAGGAGAGGTCTTCAAGGTTGAGCAAATTGAGATAAAAAACAAATGGAGAATTGTAAAATTTGGAATGACCAATCATAAAGATTCAATCTCCATTAAGATATTTACAAAGATAGAAAATAAAGTCGATATTAAAGCCGGGATGTGGGTCAAGGTCAAGGGAAAAAAGGAAAACGACCAGTATACCAATAATGAAGATATCCTTGCTGCAACCAATGTAAATGCCATTGACTCTAAAACTGTTGTGAGAAAAGATGATGCCGAGATAAAGAGAATAGAACTCCATGCTCATACCAAGATGAGTGATATGGCAGGGCTCATCGATGCAAAGGACCTGATAAAACATGCCCATTCTTGGGGGCATAAGGCTATAGCTATCACAGATTTTGGTGTAACTCATTCATACCCATTTGCTTTTAATGCAGCTAAAAGAATGGAAGACTTTAAGGTAATCATGGGCTGTGAAGCTTATGTAGTAGATGATGCTGTCAAGATGGTAAAAAACGCAAAAGACAATGTCATAGAAGATGAAACATATATAGTCTTTGATATAGAAACTACCGGATTTGACCCTCACAATGATGAGGTGACAGAGATAGGAGCAGTAAAATTAAAGGGAACTAAAGTTATAGACAGGTTTTCTACCTTTGTTAACCCCAACAAACCTATCCCTGAAAATATAGTTAAACTTACTGGAATTACCGATGAAATGGTTGCAGATGCTCCTCAAATTGAGGAAGTTTTACCTAAGTTTTTAGAGTTTTCCAAAGACGCTACCATGGTAGCTCATAATGCAAAATTTGATATTGGTTTTATTCAGACAAAATTAAAAGCCAGACTGGATCAAAATTACGATCCGGCTGTAATAGATACGTTACTTTGGGGTAGGAATATCCTCAAAGAGCTTAAAAGACATAATTTGAAAGCTATGGCAAAACATCTAGGTGTTGAACTAGATAATCACCATAGAGCTGTAGACGATGCGGAAGCTACTGCACACATATTTGTAAAGATGATGAATATGGTTCTGACAAAGGGAGCCTATAAATTAAGTGAGATAGACAACGTCTATGAAACTGATGTAAAGCTTATGGATACATTCAACACTATGATCTTGGTTAAAAATCAGAAAGGATTGAGAAATCTATATGAATTAGTTTCAAGAGCTCATATTGACTTTTATGGTCAGAAAAAACCTAGGATACCAAAGTCACTCCTTACTGAATTACGTGAAGGATTGATTTTAGCCAGCAGTGGTAGCGGTACCTTTAGAAATGAAGGAGAACTGACAAAAGCTTATCTTCGTGGTACAGCTAAATCTGAGATTGAAGAATTAGCTAAATATTATGACTATTTTGAGATCCATCCAAGAGGTACATATACAGAGTTAGTAGAGAAAAAAGAGGTAGAATCATATAACAGTATCATTGAGATGAATAAATACTTTGTCGAATTAGCTGAAAAGCAAGGTAAGATTGTAGTAGCTACAGGAGATGTTCAGTATCTAAATCCAGATGAACATCTTACTCGTAGTGTACTCCGATATGGTAGTGGAATGGCATTTAATTCATGGCAATATGATAATCAGCTCTATTTCAGGACTACCAATGAGATGATTGAGGAATTTTCATACTTAGGAGAAAAAATAGCAAATGATGTGGTTATAGATAATACCCATAAGATCAATGAGATGATTGAGAAGGTCCAGCCTATTCCAGATGGTTTTTATCCTCCTAAGATGGATAATGCAGAGGAAGAAGTGAGGGATATGACCTATAATAAGGCTTATAAAATATATGGTAATCCACTGCCAGTTCATATTGAAAAAAGAATAGACAGAGAATTAAAAGCTATCATCGGAAATGGCTTTGCAGTATTATACCTGTCAGCTCAAAAATTAGTAAAGGAATCTCTGGACAATGGATACCTGGTAGGATCAAGGGGATCAGTAGGATCATCCCTAGTAGCATTTATGATGGATATCACCGAAGTAAACGCTCTTTATCCTCACTATGTATGTCCAGAATGTCAATATTCAGAATTTATGGATAAGGAAGGGAGTGGGGTAGACCTGCCTCCTAAAAAATGTCCTGAATGCAGCTCAGAGCTTACTCGTGATGGTCATTCTATACCATTTGAAGTATTTATGGGATTTAACGGAGATAAGGTCCCGGATATAGACCTTAATTTCTCCGGAGAGTATCAGGGAGCTGTCCATAAGTACTGTGAGGTTTTATTTGGAAAAGAAAACGTATTTAAAGCCGGAACTATCTCTACTTTGGCAGAAAGAAATGCCTATGGTTATGTGAGAAAATTTTCAGAAGAAAATAGCCAGCCCATGAGAGGGGCCGAGATGGAAAGATTAGCTAAAAAATGTGAAGGGGTCAAAAAGACCACAGGACAGCATCCTGGTGGAATGATCATCGTTCCTGAGGGGAAATCTATCTATGATTTCACCCCTGTGCAAAGGCCTGCAAATGATCAAAAATCTACTTCCATAACTACCCATTATGATTACCATGTAATGGATGAACAGCTGGTTAAACTAGATATATTAGGGCATGATGATCCCACAACAATTAAATTATTACAGGATTTAACAGGAGTTAATGTTTATGATATACCATTAACTGATCCGGAAACTCTTAAGCTTTTTTCTACTACTGAATCATTAGGAGTAACTCCTGATGAAATTGGTTCGATAGTTGGGACCTATGGGGTACCAGAATTCGGAACTGGATTTGTAAGGCAGATGTTGGTTGACACTAAGCCAACAACTTTTTCAGAACTTTGTCGTATATCAGGACTGTCCCATGGAACAGATGTTTGGCTGAACAATGCCCAAGATTTTGTTCGTCAGGGAGAAGCGACCTTATCAGAGATTATTTCAGTAAGAGACGATATTATGAACTTCCTTATTGATTCAGGGATCGAAAAAGGATTGGCCTTTAAGATTATGGAATTTGTCAGAAAGGGAAGACCCAGTAAAGAACCCGATACTTGGGAGGAATATTCAAATGTCATGAAGGGGAGAAAAGTTCCTTCTTGGTATATAGAGTCATGTAAGAGGATAAAGTATATGTTCCCTAAAGGACATGCAGTAGCCTATGTTATGATGTCTGTAAGAATTGCATATTTCAAAGTTCACTATCCTCAAGCCTTTTATACTGCATACTTAAGTAGAAAAGCTGATGATTTTGATTCTGACTTTATGCTTACTTTAGATGGGGTAAAAAGTAAGATAAAAGAACTAAATAATGAACCCCGAATGGACGTAAGACAGAAGGGGCAGATGGCACTGTCTGAGATTATTCTAGAGATGAATGCTCGTAAAATAGAATTTTTAGGAGTAGATGTCTATAAATCTGATGGTTTCAAATTTAAGATCGAAGATGGGAAGATAAGATTGCCTCTTCTTGCTGTAAATGGATTAGGTGCAGCAGTGGTTGAAAATATGCTGAATGAACGTACTGGGAGAACTTTTTCATCCTATGAAGATCTTAAGAGGAGAACCAAAGCTTCAGCTACAATAATTGAGAAATTAAAAGAATTGGGAGCAATAGAAGGGCTTAGTGATACAGATCAAAGAAGTTTATTCTAA
- a CDS encoding glucose PTS transporter subunit IIA has protein sequence MMSLKNMFKKNKEILIYSPLKGEVLDLNEVPDNVFTSNIIGDGCAIVPEPGEIYAPISSKVEIFKTNHLLIFEPKKGVYIVIHFGVGTSLLEGKGFERVVELSPKKMVEVGDKLVSYDLDYLKENAKSIITPIIVSDDNVDHIELLVKPGEKVEVGAPLMKVTLK, from the coding sequence ATGATGAGTTTGAAAAATATGTTTAAAAAAAATAAAGAAATATTAATATATTCACCTCTTAAAGGTGAAGTTTTAGATCTAAATGAAGTGCCGGATAATGTTTTTACAAGTAATATTATCGGAGACGGGTGTGCTATCGTTCCTGAGCCTGGAGAGATCTATGCTCCAATATCTTCCAAGGTGGAGATATTTAAGACTAATCACCTTTTAATTTTCGAACCTAAAAAAGGTGTCTATATTGTTATCCATTTCGGTGTAGGAACATCTCTTTTGGAAGGAAAAGGATTTGAAAGAGTTGTGGAACTATCTCCTAAAAAGATGGTGGAAGTCGGAGACAAATTAGTGAGCTATGACTTAGATTATCTGAAAGAAAATGCCAAGTCTATAATCACACCAATAATTGTAAGTGACGATAATGTAGATCATATAGAATTATTAGTGAAGCCTGGAGAAAAAGTAGAAGTAGGAGCTCCACTTATGAAAGTAACCCTTAAATAA
- a CDS encoding calcium/sodium antiporter, whose product MVYILLIVSFAILIKGADVFIEGSSVVAKAFKIPELIIGIVIVGFGTSLPEFAVNMAAIVNNSNEMAVGNIVGSNVFNILFIVGAIAIFKPMIIDDKLATFDFPLAIVAATLLPFLAFDGTLLGFDQNLSRIDGIILILIFAYFVKETIGKSLIDQKYKEKKMMIYEIAEGTFKLNKFLRGKNEKKPSVKHLSKDIAMIVVGLIAVVKGGDMVIEYASEIATTFGMSKHLVGLTIVGVGTSLPEFVVCIMAARKGQQGIVIGNIVGSNTFNILFTLGASMAIKPIVVDPAMITDAMNVGMATILVGAFAILNKKIGRLTGIILVVVYIGYMYSVIKGA is encoded by the coding sequence ATGGTTTACATTTTATTGATAGTATCTTTTGCTATCTTAATCAAGGGAGCAGATGTTTTTATAGAGGGATCTTCAGTTGTCGCCAAAGCGTTTAAAATACCAGAATTAATTATTGGGATAGTTATTGTAGGGTTTGGAACATCACTCCCTGAGTTTGCAGTTAATATGGCTGCTATTGTTAATAATTCCAATGAGATGGCAGTTGGAAATATAGTAGGATCAAATGTATTTAATATTTTATTCATAGTAGGAGCAATTGCTATATTCAAACCTATGATAATAGACGATAAGTTAGCCACATTTGACTTTCCATTGGCTATAGTTGCTGCAACTCTACTGCCGTTTTTAGCCTTTGATGGAACACTTTTAGGATTTGATCAAAATCTTAGTAGAATTGATGGTATAATATTAATATTGATATTTGCTTATTTTGTTAAGGAGACTATAGGAAAATCATTGATAGACCAGAAATATAAAGAGAAAAAGATGATGATCTATGAGATTGCAGAAGGGACTTTTAAGTTAAATAAATTTCTACGTGGTAAAAACGAAAAAAAACCATCTGTGAAACATCTTTCTAAGGATATCGCAATGATCGTAGTCGGTCTTATTGCTGTAGTAAAAGGCGGAGATATGGTTATCGAATACGCATCTGAGATTGCTACTACCTTTGGAATGAGCAAACATTTAGTCGGTCTTACCATTGTAGGAGTAGGAACATCACTTCCTGAATTTGTAGTATGTATCATGGCAGCTAGAAAGGGTCAGCAGGGAATTGTAATTGGAAATATAGTTGGGTCTAATACCTTTAATATCTTATTTACTCTAGGTGCATCTATGGCTATAAAACCAATCGTGGTAGACCCAGCTATGATTACAGATGCTATGAATGTAGGAATGGCTACAATCCTGGTAGGAGCCTTTGCTATATTAAATAAAAAAATAGGTAGATTAACGGGAATTATATTGGTCGTAGTATACATAGGTTATATGTATAGCGTAATAAAAGGTGCATAG
- the rpsT gene encoding 30S ribosomal protein S20 yields the protein MAHTKSGRKRIRTAERNRVRNQAVKSRTKTMVKKLLTAIEAKDAEAAKAALSVTYKELDKAVTKGVFKKNTVSRKKARLAAAVNAL from the coding sequence TTGGCACATACTAAATCAGGTAGAAAAAGAATAAGAACGGCAGAAAGAAACAGAGTGAGAAATCAAGCTGTAAAATCTAGAACTAAAACTATGGTAAAGAAATTATTAACAGCTATCGAAGCTAAAGATGCAGAAGCAGCGAAAGCAGCATTATCTGTAACTTACAAAGAGTTAGATAAAGCAGTTACTAAAGGTGTTTTCAAGAAGAACACTGTATCAAGAAAGAAAGCTAGATTAGCTGCTGCAGTTAACGCTTTATAA
- a CDS encoding DUF3159 domain-containing protein: MNTKHREILREIIPAIIFMVIYKHISFSWAVLSSFGIGLTIYIQEYIKLRKLKPFSYLGIFSLVSQTIISFVFKNPKVYYVYPLISNLLYTLVFGGSLVIKKDIVSYLAKDLCEREEDFYILKPAFRRVTIIWFVFFILKVVIKGFGLMSWSFDTLYYINFILGTPITLYLIWYSFDYPEKHYKKIKKVN, encoded by the coding sequence GTGAATACTAAACATAGAGAGATCTTACGAGAGATAATCCCTGCAATAATATTTATGGTGATATATAAGCACATTTCATTTTCATGGGCAGTTTTAAGTAGTTTTGGCATTGGGTTAACAATATACATTCAAGAATATATTAAACTTAGGAAGCTAAAACCTTTTAGTTATTTAGGTATATTTTCTTTAGTCAGTCAGACAATAATAAGCTTTGTTTTTAAAAATCCTAAAGTATACTATGTATACCCATTGATCTCTAATTTGTTGTACACACTTGTATTCGGAGGATCACTGGTAATAAAAAAAGATATTGTTTCTTATTTGGCTAAAGACCTGTGTGAAAGAGAGGAGGATTTTTATATTCTTAAACCGGCATTTAGAAGAGTTACGATCATATGGTTTGTCTTCTTTATCTTGAAAGTTGTTATAAAAGGATTTGGGTTAATGAGCTGGTCATTTGATACTTTGTATTATATAAACTTTATTCTTGGGACACCTATAACTCTATACCTTATTTGGTATAGTTTTGATTATCCGGAAAAACATTATAAAAAAATAAAAAAAGTAAATTAA
- a CDS encoding LytTR family transcriptional regulator, whose product MVSKLKEILKKLGLEKIKVIKDGISSNENIGIIFKEEEHLIPLIDILEKSMKIENFYLKSERGRVLVEYPEVILIEKVDKKTYFYTDKGEGYTYETLEYYERELYARRFIRINKSQIVNFNRIERVIPLMNRKLLLELDDESSLEVTRGYRKNFDKMF is encoded by the coding sequence ATGGTATCTAAATTAAAAGAAATATTAAAAAAGCTGGGTCTGGAAAAAATTAAAGTGATAAAAGATGGAATTTCTTCTAATGAAAATATAGGTATAATCTTTAAAGAGGAAGAACACCTTATTCCATTGATAGATATACTAGAAAAAAGTATGAAAATTGAAAATTTCTATCTTAAAAGTGAGAGGGGTAGGGTACTCGTAGAATATCCTGAAGTGATTTTAATTGAAAAAGTGGATAAAAAAACATATTTTTATACAGATAAAGGTGAAGGTTATACATACGAAACACTTGAATATTATGAAAGGGAGCTCTATGCAAGAAGGTTTATCAGAATAAATAAATCACAAATTGTAAATTTCAATAGAATAGAGAGGGTAATACCCCTTATGAATAGAAAACTTTTATTGGAACTTGATGATGAAAGTTCATTAGAAGTAACCAGGGGATATAGAAAAAATTTTGATAAGATGTTTTAA
- a CDS encoding epoxyqueuosine reductase QueH — MNKPKINYQVILEKKIKEVEKLDFIPTLLLHSCCAPCGSYVLEYLADYFKITVYYYNPNITFDDEYQKRYVEQQEFIKAINKTAKNKIEFLGGSYDTKEFYDKIKGLEDVREGGERCFECFDLRLTQTAKIAKELNYDYFTTALSISPLKNGQKINQIGIELEEKLGIKFLRADFKKKNGYKRSIELSRDHNLYRQDYCGCVYSKIEREEAENQRDVGSN; from the coding sequence ATGAATAAACCAAAAATAAATTATCAAGTAATCTTGGAAAAAAAGATAAAAGAGGTAGAAAAATTAGATTTTATCCCGACATTATTACTCCATTCATGTTGTGCACCATGTGGCTCATATGTATTGGAGTATCTAGCAGATTATTTTAAGATTACAGTATACTACTATAATCCGAATATAACCTTTGATGATGAATATCAAAAAAGATATGTTGAGCAGCAGGAATTTATAAAAGCTATCAATAAAACGGCTAAGAATAAGATAGAATTTTTAGGTGGGTCATATGATACCAAGGAATTTTACGATAAGATAAAGGGCTTAGAGGATGTAAGAGAGGGCGGAGAACGTTGTTTTGAATGTTTCGACCTGAGGCTTACCCAGACAGCAAAAATAGCAAAGGAGTTAAACTATGACTACTTTACCACTGCACTTTCTATCAGCCCATTAAAAAATGGGCAAAAAATAAATCAAATCGGAATAGAATTAGAAGAAAAATTAGGAATTAAATTCTTAAGAGCTGATTTCAAGAAAAAGAATGGATATAAAAGATCCATAGAGTTATCCCGTGATCATAATCTTTATCGTCAAGATTATTGCGGGTGTGTGTATTCGAAAATAGAGAGGGAAGAAGCTGAAAACCAACGTGACGTTGGATCCAATTAA
- the rnmV gene encoding ribonuclease M5, translating to MKKRIQEVIVVEGKDDISAVKKAVDAEMIEVNGFAVRRKSTLEKIKNACERTGVIVLTDPDFAGEQIRKTIENYVPGVKHAYISREEGRKGDNIGIENADPESILKALEGAKFKVVSERKEFTVIDMIENNLSVGSNSKVNRQNLGGLLKIGYANSKQFLSKLNNFGITRDEFENAVKKLNDKN from the coding sequence ATGAAAAAAAGGATACAAGAAGTTATAGTCGTAGAAGGTAAAGATGATATTTCTGCAGTAAAGAAAGCTGTGGATGCTGAGATGATAGAGGTCAATGGATTTGCTGTGAGAAGAAAATCTACCTTGGAAAAGATAAAGAATGCCTGTGAAAGAACAGGGGTAATCGTCTTAACAGACCCTGATTTTGCAGGGGAACAAATTCGAAAAACTATTGAAAATTATGTTCCCGGTGTTAAACATGCTTATATCTCTAGGGAAGAAGGTAGAAAAGGTGATAATATCGGAATTGAGAATGCTGATCCTGAATCTATCCTAAAAGCCTTAGAAGGAGCAAAATTTAAAGTGGTTTCAGAAAGAAAAGAGTTTACAGTTATCGATATGATTGAAAATAATTTATCTGTAGGATCAAATTCTAAAGTGAATAGGCAAAATTTAGGAGGTCTATTAAAGATAGGTTATGCTAATAGCAAACAATTTTTAAGTAAATTAAATAATTTTGGGATAACCCGAGATGAATTTGAGAATGCCGTAAAAAAATTAAACGATAAAAATTAG